The Primulina eburnea isolate SZY01 chromosome 8, ASM2296580v1, whole genome shotgun sequence genome contains a region encoding:
- the LOC140839627 gene encoding uncharacterized protein gives MAGNLQVEMAPMAIENPRDSDPLLQDSHSSPLSAGSIKKDDIEAGSMPCCRICLEYDTGLDRKLISPCMCKGTQQFVHRSCLDHWRSVKEGFAFSHCSTCRAQFHLRIDKVEESSWHKMKFRIFVARDVFLVFLAVQTVIGGIGAFAYVMDKDGTFRNSFNDDWDRILSKHPIPFYYCVGFLSFLVLLGLIGLILNCSTLNCNDPRVAGCQNCCYGWGMLDFFPVSLESWIGLLIIFVIIFTIVGIAYCFLAATVAIQRIAQRHYHILAKRELTQEYIVEDLGGFYTPPTLAPEHEERLRSLKLL, from the exons ATGGCTGGGAATTTACAGGTGGAGATGGCACCAATGGCGATTGAGAACCCTAGGGATTCTGATCCCCTGCTCCAGGACTCGCATTCGTCTCCATTGTCTGCTGGTTCGATAAAAAAAGACGACATTGAAGCTGGTTCCATGCCTTGTTGCAGAATTTGCCTCGAATACGACACTGGACTTG ATCGCAAATTGATATCTCCATGCATGTGCAAAGGCACTCAGCAGTTTGTGCATCGCTCTTGCCTTGATCACTGGAGGTCTGTCAAG GAAGGCTTTGCCTTTTCACATTGCTCTACTTGCAGAGCTCAGTTTCATCTCCGCATCGACAAAGTAGAGGAAAGCTCTTGGCATAAAATGAAGTTTCGAATTTTTGTGGCAAGGGATGTTTTCCTTGTCTTTTTGGCTGTTCAGACT GTGATCGGGGGGATAGGTGCTTTTGCATATGTCATGGACAAAGATGGAACTTTTAGGAATTCGTTTAATGACGATTGGGATCGCATACTTTCAAAGCATCCTATTCCTTTTTACTATTGTGTAG GGTTTCTGAGTTTCCTTGTGCTCCTTGGACTAATCGGTCTCATACTGAACTGTTCCACCTTAAATTGCAATGATCCACGGGTGGCTGGCTGTCAGAACTGTTGTTATGGCTGGGGCATGCTGGATTTCTTTCCGGTATCATTGGAATCTTGGATCGGTCTGCTCATAATTTTTGTTATTATCTTTACCATCGTTGGTATAGCCTATTGCTTCCTCGCTGCCACCGTGGCAATTCAGAGGATCGCGCAAAGGCACTATCACATCCTCGCCAAGAGAGAGTTGACACAg GAGTACATAGTGGAGGATCTTGGGGGCTTTTACACCCCTCCGACGCTGGCTCCAGAACACGAAGAACGCCTGCGATCACTTAAATTACTGTAA
- the LOC140839628 gene encoding mediator of RNA polymerase II transcription subunit 17-like isoform X1 produces MAGDLKVSLDKLPIKRLDAIEENGFERFPFDVGYDEKRVNLIRRIDFAWVVEREDPNKKQKKEGATSAKDVTTNDQHSWQWRSLVENLQLAHQELSVIIDLINTVEANDSVTVAGMTRPKQLPYEHLSDLAVSTATKLQSFRHLGKNFKQSAKALEEQVAREARFYGALIRLQQNWKVKRHRLVAAASGKEGFYIDLSDSSLYDLASAFRPSSMSTILVEHDAAGMLAVNLPQNSRRSLHFEFLGFSSAYYGRNYNVTKLQTLSEKSAKEAREEHASDDECVRGIHSILRDVYRAIYDEHVFDLVNREACSPSLAANLTGIRENYLRLSIDQEASVSISLLISDQVHQTSHGLNKNSPNEATDEALGSFDGLNFGSGTEKAKISGIPNRVGFEIYLRQLYHEYAFVRSKNAATSSFGTRSASQSVKDSSNILGHFCMSIAHRIFSNKVLLVLESLVLCYLFLSVCYIMMCNSIRVKKLELQSHRKLLYLRSDMLLKVCRTPYIHLISHPTWRSRSSTWILSMKIPQSILQAGSQFQLCSSGNMKNVRSQFWTKVVVIDDSIKVEGEGAPNVVGLFKGKADGFCAVNGYNCDLADLPIILLQQIASHIIQWLHEEALVVGIKANRDFLSLAFELEHGEIVSLVAHVDPDNIDGCISWWLIMDDGHAEEHKLHSNVGESESRKFLGYLSLDVLYSTLLDFLNLCSC; encoded by the exons ATGGCTGGAGATCTTAAAGTCTCTCTTGATAAGCTCCCAATAAAACGCCTGGATGCTATAGAGGAAAATGGCTTTGAACGCTTTCCATT TGATGTGGGTTATGATGAGAAGAGAGTAAACTTGATAAGGAGAATTGATTTTGCTTGGGTGGTGGAGAGAGAAGATCCCAATAAGAAGCAGAAGAAGGAAGGTGCGACTTCTGCGAAGGATGTTACAACCAACGATCAGCACTCATGGCAATGGCGGAGCTTAGTCGAGAATCTACAGCTTGCTCACCAAGAGCTCTCTGTTATCATCGATCTCATTAATACG GTAGAGGCAAATGATTCTGTAACAGTAGCTGGCATGACGCGGCCAAAGCAATTGCCTTACGAGCATCTCTCTGACCTTGCTGTGTCTACAGCAACCAAACTACAAAGTTTTCgg CATCTTGGTAAAAATTTCAAGCAATCTGCTAAAGCATTGGAAGAGCAGGTGGCCAGAGAAGCTAGATTCTATGGTGCCCTCATTAG ATTGCAACAAAATTGGAAAGTTAAACGACACCGTTTGGTGGCTGCTGCCTCTGGAAAGGAGGGCTTCTACATTGATTTATCTGACAGTTCATTATATGATTTGGCTTCTGCTTTCCGTCCATCATCTATGTCTACAATTCTTGTTGAGCATGATGCGGCTGGAATGCTTGCTGTAAATTTGCCTCAAAATTCACGTCGTTCTCTTCACTTCGAGTTTCTTGGTTTTAGTTCTGCTTATTATGGGAGAAACTATAATGTGACAAAGCTACAGACCTTGTCTGAAAAATCTGCCAAAGAAGCTAGAGAAGAACATGCGAGTGATGATGAATGTGTGAGGGGAATTCATTCTATCCTCCGTGACGTATATAGGGCGATATATGATGAACAT GTGTTCGATCTGGTAAATCGCGAAGCATGTAGTCCATCATTAGCTGCCAATTTGACCGGTATCAGAGAGAACTATTTACGCCTTAGTATTGATCAAGAAGCATCAGTCTCCATTTCACTTTTAATATCCGATCAAGTTCATCAAACTTCCCATGGATTGAACAAAAATTCACCTAATGAAGCTACAGATGAAGCTTTGGGATCATTTGATGGGCTAAATTTTGGATCAGGGACAGAGAAAGCGAAGATATCAGGGATACCAAACCGAGTTGGTTTTGAGATTTATTTGAGACAATTATATCATGAATATGCATTTGTCAGATCAAAAAATGCAGCTACGTCTTCATTTGGAACTCGAAGTGCCAGTCAATCAGTAAAGGACAGCTCAAACATTCTTGGCCATTTTTGCATGTCTATAGCTCACAGAATCTTCTCAAATAAAGTTCTGTTAGTGCTGGAAAGTCTGGTATTATGTTATTTATTTCTGTCAGTATGTTACATTATGATGTGTAACAGTATAAGagtaaaaaaattagaattacAATCACATAGAAAATTACTCTATCTTAGAAGTGATATGCTTTTGAAGGTTTGCAGGACACCATATATTCACTTGATTTCTCATCCCACTTGGCGCTCTCGTTCATCTACCTGGATACTCTCAATGAAGATACCTCAATCCATTCTTCAAGCTGGAAGCCAATTTCAGTTGTGTTCTTCTGGCAACATGAAGAATGTAAGATCTCAGTTTTGGACCAAGGTGGTGGTGATTGATGATTCCATCAAGGTAGAAGGGGAAGGTGCCCCAAATGTGGTTGGCCTTTTCAAAGGTAAGGCTGACGGGTTTTGTGCTGTTAATGGATACAATTGTGACTTGGCAGATCTTCCTATAATACTCCTTCAGCAG ATTGCTAGCCATATTATCCAGTGGCTGCATGAGGAGGCCCTTGTTGTTGGTATCAAAGCGAACAGAGATTTTTTGTCCCTTGCATTCGAGCTGGAGCATGGTGAAATAGTTAGTCTTGTGGCTCATGTAGACCCTGATAACATTGATGGATGCATCTCTTGGTGGTTGATAATGGATGACGGACACGCTGAAGAACACAAACTTCACTCAAACGTAGGCGAATCTGAGAGTAGGAAGTTCTTGGGGTACTTGTCTCTTGATGTTTTATACTCAACATTGTTGGACTTTTTAAACTTGTGCAGCTGTTGA
- the LOC140839628 gene encoding mediator of RNA polymerase II transcription subunit 17-like isoform X2, whose protein sequence is MAGDLKVSLDKLPIKRLDAIEENGFERFPFDVGYDEKRVNLIRRIDFAWVVEREDPNKKQKKEGATSAKDVTTNDQHSWQWRSLVENLQLAHQELSVIIDLINTVEANDSVTVAGMTRPKQLPYEHLSDLAVSTATKLQSFRHLGKNFKQSAKALEEQVAREARFYGALIRLQQNWKVKRHRLVAAASGKEGFYIDLSDSSLYDLASAFRPSSMSTILVEHDAAGMLAVNLPQNSRRSLHFEFLGFSSAYYGRNYNVTKLQTLSEKSAKEAREEHASDDECVRGIHSILRDVYRAIYDEHVFDLVNREACSPSLAANLTGIRENYLRLSIDQEASVSISLLISDQVHQTSHGLNKNSPNEATDEALGSFDGLNFGSGTEKAKISGIPNRVGFEIYLRQLYHEYAFVRSKNAATSSFGTRSASQSVKDSSNILGHFCMSIAHRIFSNKVLLVLESLVCRTPYIHLISHPTWRSRSSTWILSMKIPQSILQAGSQFQLCSSGNMKNVRSQFWTKVVVIDDSIKVEGEGAPNVVGLFKGKADGFCAVNGYNCDLADLPIILLQQIASHIIQWLHEEALVVGIKANRDFLSLAFELEHGEIVSLVAHVDPDNIDGCISWWLIMDDGHAEEHKLHSNVGESESRKFLGYLSLDVLYSTLLDFLNLCSC, encoded by the exons ATGGCTGGAGATCTTAAAGTCTCTCTTGATAAGCTCCCAATAAAACGCCTGGATGCTATAGAGGAAAATGGCTTTGAACGCTTTCCATT TGATGTGGGTTATGATGAGAAGAGAGTAAACTTGATAAGGAGAATTGATTTTGCTTGGGTGGTGGAGAGAGAAGATCCCAATAAGAAGCAGAAGAAGGAAGGTGCGACTTCTGCGAAGGATGTTACAACCAACGATCAGCACTCATGGCAATGGCGGAGCTTAGTCGAGAATCTACAGCTTGCTCACCAAGAGCTCTCTGTTATCATCGATCTCATTAATACG GTAGAGGCAAATGATTCTGTAACAGTAGCTGGCATGACGCGGCCAAAGCAATTGCCTTACGAGCATCTCTCTGACCTTGCTGTGTCTACAGCAACCAAACTACAAAGTTTTCgg CATCTTGGTAAAAATTTCAAGCAATCTGCTAAAGCATTGGAAGAGCAGGTGGCCAGAGAAGCTAGATTCTATGGTGCCCTCATTAG ATTGCAACAAAATTGGAAAGTTAAACGACACCGTTTGGTGGCTGCTGCCTCTGGAAAGGAGGGCTTCTACATTGATTTATCTGACAGTTCATTATATGATTTGGCTTCTGCTTTCCGTCCATCATCTATGTCTACAATTCTTGTTGAGCATGATGCGGCTGGAATGCTTGCTGTAAATTTGCCTCAAAATTCACGTCGTTCTCTTCACTTCGAGTTTCTTGGTTTTAGTTCTGCTTATTATGGGAGAAACTATAATGTGACAAAGCTACAGACCTTGTCTGAAAAATCTGCCAAAGAAGCTAGAGAAGAACATGCGAGTGATGATGAATGTGTGAGGGGAATTCATTCTATCCTCCGTGACGTATATAGGGCGATATATGATGAACAT GTGTTCGATCTGGTAAATCGCGAAGCATGTAGTCCATCATTAGCTGCCAATTTGACCGGTATCAGAGAGAACTATTTACGCCTTAGTATTGATCAAGAAGCATCAGTCTCCATTTCACTTTTAATATCCGATCAAGTTCATCAAACTTCCCATGGATTGAACAAAAATTCACCTAATGAAGCTACAGATGAAGCTTTGGGATCATTTGATGGGCTAAATTTTGGATCAGGGACAGAGAAAGCGAAGATATCAGGGATACCAAACCGAGTTGGTTTTGAGATTTATTTGAGACAATTATATCATGAATATGCATTTGTCAGATCAAAAAATGCAGCTACGTCTTCATTTGGAACTCGAAGTGCCAGTCAATCAGTAAAGGACAGCTCAAACATTCTTGGCCATTTTTGCATGTCTATAGCTCACAGAATCTTCTCAAATAAAGTTCTGTTAGTGCTGGAAAGTCTG GTTTGCAGGACACCATATATTCACTTGATTTCTCATCCCACTTGGCGCTCTCGTTCATCTACCTGGATACTCTCAATGAAGATACCTCAATCCATTCTTCAAGCTGGAAGCCAATTTCAGTTGTGTTCTTCTGGCAACATGAAGAATGTAAGATCTCAGTTTTGGACCAAGGTGGTGGTGATTGATGATTCCATCAAGGTAGAAGGGGAAGGTGCCCCAAATGTGGTTGGCCTTTTCAAAGGTAAGGCTGACGGGTTTTGTGCTGTTAATGGATACAATTGTGACTTGGCAGATCTTCCTATAATACTCCTTCAGCAG ATTGCTAGCCATATTATCCAGTGGCTGCATGAGGAGGCCCTTGTTGTTGGTATCAAAGCGAACAGAGATTTTTTGTCCCTTGCATTCGAGCTGGAGCATGGTGAAATAGTTAGTCTTGTGGCTCATGTAGACCCTGATAACATTGATGGATGCATCTCTTGGTGGTTGATAATGGATGACGGACACGCTGAAGAACACAAACTTCACTCAAACGTAGGCGAATCTGAGAGTAGGAAGTTCTTGGGGTACTTGTCTCTTGATGTTTTATACTCAACATTGTTGGACTTTTTAAACTTGTGCAGCTGTTGA
- the LOC140839628 gene encoding mediator of RNA polymerase II transcription subunit 17-like isoform X3 produces MAGDLKVSLDKLPIKRLDAIEENGFERFPFDVGYDEKRVNLIRRIDFAWVVEREDPNKKQKKEGATSAKDVTTNDQHSWQWRSLVENLQLAHQELSVIIDLINTVEANDSVTVAGMTRPKQLPYEHLSDLAVSTATKLQSFRHLGKNFKQSAKALEEQVAREARFYGALIRLQQNWKVKRHRLVAAASGKEGFYIDLSDSSLYDLASAFRPSSMSTILVEHDAAGMLAVNLPQNSRRSLHFEFLGFSSAYYGRNYNVTKLQTLSEKSAKEAREEHASDDECVRGIHSILRDVYRAIYDEHVFDLVNREACSPSLAANLTGIRENYLRLSIDQEASVSISLLISDQVHQTSHGLNKNSPNEATDEALGSFDGLNFGSGTEKAKISGIPNRVGFEIYLRQLYHEYAFVRSKNAATSSFGTRSASQSVKDSSNILGHFCMSIAHRIFSNKVLLVLESLVLCYLFLSVCYIMMCNSIRVKKLELQSHRKLLYLRSDMLLKVCRTPYIHLISHPTWRSRSSTWILSMKIPQSILQAGSQFQLCSSGNMKNVRSQFWTKVVVIDDSIKVEGEGAPNVVGLFKDC; encoded by the exons ATGGCTGGAGATCTTAAAGTCTCTCTTGATAAGCTCCCAATAAAACGCCTGGATGCTATAGAGGAAAATGGCTTTGAACGCTTTCCATT TGATGTGGGTTATGATGAGAAGAGAGTAAACTTGATAAGGAGAATTGATTTTGCTTGGGTGGTGGAGAGAGAAGATCCCAATAAGAAGCAGAAGAAGGAAGGTGCGACTTCTGCGAAGGATGTTACAACCAACGATCAGCACTCATGGCAATGGCGGAGCTTAGTCGAGAATCTACAGCTTGCTCACCAAGAGCTCTCTGTTATCATCGATCTCATTAATACG GTAGAGGCAAATGATTCTGTAACAGTAGCTGGCATGACGCGGCCAAAGCAATTGCCTTACGAGCATCTCTCTGACCTTGCTGTGTCTACAGCAACCAAACTACAAAGTTTTCgg CATCTTGGTAAAAATTTCAAGCAATCTGCTAAAGCATTGGAAGAGCAGGTGGCCAGAGAAGCTAGATTCTATGGTGCCCTCATTAG ATTGCAACAAAATTGGAAAGTTAAACGACACCGTTTGGTGGCTGCTGCCTCTGGAAAGGAGGGCTTCTACATTGATTTATCTGACAGTTCATTATATGATTTGGCTTCTGCTTTCCGTCCATCATCTATGTCTACAATTCTTGTTGAGCATGATGCGGCTGGAATGCTTGCTGTAAATTTGCCTCAAAATTCACGTCGTTCTCTTCACTTCGAGTTTCTTGGTTTTAGTTCTGCTTATTATGGGAGAAACTATAATGTGACAAAGCTACAGACCTTGTCTGAAAAATCTGCCAAAGAAGCTAGAGAAGAACATGCGAGTGATGATGAATGTGTGAGGGGAATTCATTCTATCCTCCGTGACGTATATAGGGCGATATATGATGAACAT GTGTTCGATCTGGTAAATCGCGAAGCATGTAGTCCATCATTAGCTGCCAATTTGACCGGTATCAGAGAGAACTATTTACGCCTTAGTATTGATCAAGAAGCATCAGTCTCCATTTCACTTTTAATATCCGATCAAGTTCATCAAACTTCCCATGGATTGAACAAAAATTCACCTAATGAAGCTACAGATGAAGCTTTGGGATCATTTGATGGGCTAAATTTTGGATCAGGGACAGAGAAAGCGAAGATATCAGGGATACCAAACCGAGTTGGTTTTGAGATTTATTTGAGACAATTATATCATGAATATGCATTTGTCAGATCAAAAAATGCAGCTACGTCTTCATTTGGAACTCGAAGTGCCAGTCAATCAGTAAAGGACAGCTCAAACATTCTTGGCCATTTTTGCATGTCTATAGCTCACAGAATCTTCTCAAATAAAGTTCTGTTAGTGCTGGAAAGTCTGGTATTATGTTATTTATTTCTGTCAGTATGTTACATTATGATGTGTAACAGTATAAGagtaaaaaaattagaattacAATCACATAGAAAATTACTCTATCTTAGAAGTGATATGCTTTTGAAGGTTTGCAGGACACCATATATTCACTTGATTTCTCATCCCACTTGGCGCTCTCGTTCATCTACCTGGATACTCTCAATGAAGATACCTCAATCCATTCTTCAAGCTGGAAGCCAATTTCAGTTGTGTTCTTCTGGCAACATGAAGAATGTAAGATCTCAGTTTTGGACCAAGGTGGTGGTGATTGATGATTCCATCAAGGTAGAAGGGGAAGGTGCCCCAAATGTGGTTGGCCTTTTCAAAG ATTGCTAG